One segment of Thermosulfurimonas sp. F29 DNA contains the following:
- a CDS encoding retropepsin-like aspartic protease: MGVIFKTVRLRGSKGEREVRALFDSGASMSFIREGLARELGMIEPLPDPLRFETAKAGEELVVDRRVVLDFYLDGDRLSDEFLVVSDDWATEEVIVGASTFQKWRLVPDFEREEVYSARPVKKHMLKRRKNSPRI; this comes from the coding sequence ATGGGGGTCATTTTTAAGACCGTAAGGCTCAGGGGTTCAAAGGGGGAGAGGGAGGTGAGGGCCCTCTTCGACTCCGGGGCCAGCATGTCCTTCATCAGGGAGGGTCTGGCCCGGGAGCTGGGAATGATAGAGCCCCTTCCCGATCCCCTGCGCTTTGAGACCGCCAAGGCCGGAGAGGAACTGGTGGTGGATCGCAGAGTCGTGCTGGACTTCTATCTGGACGGGGACCGGCTTTCGGACGAGTTTCTGGTGGTGTCCGACGACTGGGCCACGGAGGAGGTGATCGTGGGGGCCTCCACCTTTCAGAAGTGGCGTCTGGTGCCGGACTTTGAAAGGGAGGAGGTGTACAGCGCCCGTCCGGTGAAAAAACACATGCTAAAACGAAGGAAAAACTCCCCCCGGATATGA
- a CDS encoding M20/M25/M40 family metallo-hydrolase yields the protein MIDPERLKLEFLTLAGIDSPSTRERDLAQHLISVFEALGGECFFDHSAVYSRSNTGNLIVRIPGRSDLEPLLLSAHLDTVEPTPEVQPVEEAGIIRNEKGGLVGADDKSGIAVIIELVRALRDSGASHPPLELVFTTCEEIGLFGARYLDYRLLRAKMGYILDSEDPRKVIVKAPEAIKFRLKVLGRAAHTGLEPEKGLSAIKLAAEALARLPNGRIDEETTLNFGTIKGGKATNIVPEEVLIEGEIRSHDTAKIDSLWERINETFREVCSPPEPDGRPAFSAHREEMFPRFRVDPEHPVLRLLSRAASRLGMDLEYAKSEGGSDANIFNRNGITCVILGTGMRRVHSPEEYLVVEDMVLCTKLLYEVVVSAGEGALQPD from the coding sequence ATGATCGACCCCGAAAGGCTGAAACTGGAATTCCTGACCCTGGCGGGTATAGACAGTCCCTCCACCCGGGAGAGGGATCTCGCCCAGCACCTGATTTCGGTGTTCGAGGCCCTGGGAGGGGAGTGTTTCTTCGACCACTCCGCGGTTTACAGTCGCTCCAACACCGGGAACCTCATCGTGAGGATCCCCGGGCGTTCCGACCTGGAGCCTCTTCTTCTCTCCGCCCATCTCGACACGGTGGAGCCCACGCCGGAGGTCCAACCGGTGGAGGAGGCCGGGATTATTCGGAACGAAAAAGGGGGGCTCGTCGGGGCCGACGACAAGAGCGGCATTGCGGTTATCATCGAGCTGGTGCGGGCGCTTCGGGATTCCGGGGCTTCCCATCCCCCGCTTGAGCTGGTCTTCACCACCTGTGAGGAGATCGGGCTTTTCGGCGCCCGATACCTGGATTACCGGCTGCTCAGGGCGAAGATGGGCTACATCCTGGACTCGGAGGACCCCCGAAAGGTTATCGTGAAGGCTCCGGAGGCCATAAAATTCAGGTTGAAGGTGCTGGGCCGGGCCGCGCACACCGGACTCGAGCCGGAAAAGGGCCTCAGCGCCATAAAACTGGCCGCCGAGGCGCTGGCCCGCCTTCCCAACGGACGCATCGACGAGGAAACCACCCTCAACTTCGGCACCATCAAGGGGGGTAAAGCCACCAACATCGTTCCCGAGGAGGTGCTCATCGAAGGGGAAATACGGAGTCACGACACCGCAAAGATAGACTCCCTGTGGGAGAGGATCAACGAGACCTTTCGGGAGGTCTGTTCGCCCCCGGAGCCCGACGGTCGTCCGGCTTTCTCCGCTCACCGGGAGGAGATGTTTCCCCGTTTCCGCGTGGATCCGGAACATCCGGTGCTGAGGTTGCTTTCCCGGGCGGCCTCACGCCTGGGGATGGATCTGGAGTACGCCAAGAGCGAGGGGGGCTCGGACGCCAACATCTTCAACCGGAACGGTATCACCTGCGTGATCCTGGGCACGGGGATGCGTCGGGTGCACTCCCCGGAGGAATACCTGGTGGTGGAGGACATGGTCCTCTGCACGAAGCTCCTTTATGAAGTGGTGGTCAGCGCCGGGGAGGGCGCTCTCCAGCCTGATTAA
- a CDS encoding MoxR family ATPase has protein sequence MRTVTVEGVTLHLSHPDELHLVCVGQEEIIQQILAAWMLVDERDLPLNPRLVGKPGVGKTTLAYAAAKRLSREVYIFQATVDTRPEDLIVTPVISEEGRIRYMASPIVTAMIRGGVAIIDEANRMSEKSWASLAPLLDSRRYVESIVAGIKIQAHPDFRLCVTMNEDASTFDLPEYIHSRLQPQIFVDFPEAEEEREILRANLPFADEDLLNYLVSFLQAAHRGGEPYSVRDGVNIGRYALKRLRSCDRERPLAEVLRQAVIQILGPEALVYLPEGGESRGRPRLRPV, from the coding sequence ATGCGCACCGTAACCGTGGAAGGAGTCACCCTGCACCTCTCGCATCCCGACGAGCTCCACCTGGTCTGCGTGGGCCAGGAGGAGATCATTCAGCAGATCCTTGCGGCCTGGATGCTGGTGGACGAGCGGGACCTCCCCCTCAACCCCCGTCTGGTGGGCAAACCCGGCGTGGGGAAGACCACCCTGGCCTACGCCGCGGCGAAGAGGCTCTCCCGCGAGGTCTATATCTTCCAGGCCACGGTGGACACGCGTCCCGAGGATCTCATCGTGACTCCGGTCATCTCCGAGGAGGGCCGGATCAGGTACATGGCCAGTCCTATCGTCACCGCCATGATCCGGGGCGGAGTGGCCATCATCGACGAGGCCAACCGCATGAGCGAAAAGAGCTGGGCCTCCCTGGCTCCGCTTCTGGACTCCCGGCGCTATGTGGAGTCCATCGTGGCCGGCATAAAGATCCAGGCCCATCCCGACTTCCGTCTCTGCGTAACCATGAACGAGGACGCCTCCACCTTTGACCTCCCGGAGTACATCCATTCGCGCCTCCAGCCCCAGATCTTCGTGGACTTTCCGGAGGCCGAGGAGGAAAGGGAGATCCTGCGGGCCAACCTGCCCTTTGCCGACGAAGACCTTCTCAATTACCTGGTCTCCTTTCTTCAGGCCGCTCATCGCGGCGGCGAGCCCTACAGCGTGCGCGACGGGGTAAACATCGGCCGTTACGCCCTCAAGCGGCTCCGGAGTTGTGACCGGGAACGCCCCCTCGCGGAAGTACTGCGGCAGGCGGTGATCCAGATCCTGGGGCCCGAGGCCCTGGTTTACCTTCCGGAAGGCGGAGAATCCCGCGGTAGGCCGCGCCTCCGTCCGGTCTAG
- a CDS encoding HD domain-containing protein, protein MRLDQATWERLRERARKLYEANGTSHRLDHVERVLRLAERLAREEGADPEVVRVAALLHDIGRGEEARTRGRICHAEYGAELARRILEEEGLPRDFIERVVRAIRRHRFRRGEPPETLEEKVLFDADKLDSLGAVGIGRAFLFAGEVGARLHNPEVDLEKTEPYSAEDTAWREFKLKLSKIKDRLLTRSGRRLAEERHRFMEEFFERLNREVRGEC, encoded by the coding sequence ATGAGGCTTGATCAGGCCACCTGGGAGAGACTACGGGAGCGAGCCCGAAAGCTTTACGAGGCCAACGGGACCTCGCATCGCCTGGATCATGTGGAGCGGGTGCTGCGACTGGCCGAGCGTCTGGCCCGTGAGGAAGGCGCCGACCCGGAGGTGGTGCGGGTGGCGGCCCTCCTTCACGACATAGGTCGCGGCGAGGAAGCCCGCACCCGGGGGCGTATCTGCCACGCTGAATACGGGGCCGAGCTGGCCCGAAGGATTCTCGAGGAGGAAGGCCTTCCCCGGGACTTCATCGAACGGGTGGTACGGGCCATAAGACGCCACCGGTTTCGGCGGGGAGAACCCCCGGAAACCCTCGAGGAGAAGGTCCTCTTTGATGCCGATAAACTGGACAGTCTCGGTGCGGTGGGAATAGGCCGGGCCTTTCTTTTCGCCGGCGAGGTGGGGGCCCGCCTTCACAATCCGGAGGTGGACCTCGAAAAGACCGAACCCTACTCAGCGGAGGACACCGCCTGGCGGGAGTTCAAGCTCAAGCTTTCGAAGATAAAGGATCGTCTGCTCACCCGGAGCGGACGCCGACTGGCCGAGGAACGCCACCGTTTCATGGAGGAATTCTTCGAGCGTCTGAATCGAGAGGTGCGGGGGGAGTGTTGA
- a CDS encoding acylphosphatase codes for MGRKRVHVWISGRVQGVWFRSYTKKEADRLGVKGWVRNLPDGRVEAVFEGEEEAVEAMVRWCHVGSPLAEVTGVEAVEEPYTGEFRDFSIRY; via the coding sequence ATGGGTCGGAAACGCGTACATGTCTGGATCTCCGGGAGAGTTCAGGGGGTCTGGTTCCGGTCCTACACCAAAAAGGAGGCCGACCGGCTGGGGGTAAAGGGCTGGGTGCGCAATCTCCCCGACGGAAGGGTGGAGGCCGTTTTCGAGGGGGAGGAAGAGGCGGTGGAGGCCATGGTGCGCTGGTGTCATGTGGGCTCGCCTCTTGCGGAGGTCACCGGTGTGGAGGCCGTGGAGGAACCCTACACCGGTGAGTTCAGGGACTTTTCCATAAGGTATTGA
- a CDS encoding ferredoxin domain-containing protein, protein MEINPEKEVAALVGKLMLAAARTAPKARGQDELVTALVVEGEEKEALAREMERVAERGKAFAFFKRDADNVRRAEAVVLIGLDFKRPVGVNCRGCGFDCEGILKAERSAGDYEGPVCAMRLIDLGIAVGSAVSVAKDLCVDNRVMYTIGVAARRLGWLSAQVVLGIPLSIKGKNIFFDRKA, encoded by the coding sequence ATGGAGATCAATCCCGAGAAAGAGGTAGCGGCCCTGGTGGGGAAACTTATGCTGGCGGCGGCCCGGACGGCCCCCAAGGCCCGGGGACAGGACGAACTGGTAACCGCTCTGGTCGTTGAGGGGGAGGAAAAGGAGGCCCTCGCCCGGGAGATGGAGAGGGTGGCCGAGAGGGGTAAGGCCTTTGCCTTTTTCAAGCGCGACGCGGACAATGTGCGAAGGGCCGAGGCCGTGGTCCTCATCGGACTCGATTTCAAGCGACCGGTGGGGGTGAACTGCCGGGGGTGCGGCTTTGACTGCGAGGGTATCCTCAAGGCGGAAAGAAGCGCGGGGGATTACGAGGGGCCGGTCTGTGCCATGCGCCTCATTGATCTGGGGATAGCGGTTGGTTCGGCGGTGAGCGTGGCCAAGGACCTCTGCGTGGACAACCGGGTGATGTACACCATCGGTGTGGCGGCCCGGAGGCTGGGATGGCTCTCGGCGCAGGTGGTGCTGGGGATACCCCTGAGCATCAAGGGCAAGAACATCTTCTTTGATCGCAAGGCATGA
- the polX gene encoding DNA polymerase/3'-5' exonuclease PolX, which yields MRNQEVAEVFKKVAALLEIKGENPYRVRAYQRAAQNLEALTRDVEELARRGQLTRIPGIGADLAGKIKEILETGTLSLYEELKREIPAELLKFLEIPGLGPKKAKLIYDALGIKTLEDLEKACLEHKIARLPGMGYKTEEKILKGLKLLREKIGRRPLGEVLPLAEELLDYLRKKAPVDRIAVAGSIRRRRETVKDIDILVTSRNPLRVMETFVAFGRVEEVLAHGETKTSVRISPGIQVDLRVVDPECWGAALAYFTGSKAHNIRIREMGVERGLKINEYGVFRGDRRIGGREEEEVFAAVGLPWIPPELREDRGEIEAALEGRLPDLVKYEDLHGDAHVHSKYSDGHSSLEEIAAFAESLGLSWVGICDHSQGLKVAGGVPVEALMEKKRAIEEFNRRSKGVKLIFGAEVDIRADGTLDYPDEVLAEIDLVIAAIHTGFQQPEEQLTARAVAALSHPLVHALAHPTGRLLGEREPYALDLTRVIEAAAGHGKALEINAFYNRLDLNDIHARQAREAGVKLLIGTDAHIADQMAQLALGVAVARRAWCEKEDVLNTLSYEEFLDWLKKVRGQF from the coding sequence GTGCGCAATCAGGAGGTGGCGGAGGTCTTCAAAAAGGTGGCGGCCCTTCTCGAGATCAAGGGGGAGAATCCCTACCGGGTGCGGGCCTATCAGCGGGCGGCTCAGAACCTCGAGGCCTTAACCCGGGATGTGGAGGAGCTGGCCCGCCGGGGGCAGCTTACCCGCATACCGGGCATAGGGGCGGATCTGGCCGGAAAGATCAAGGAGATCCTGGAGACCGGTACCCTTTCCCTGTACGAGGAGCTCAAACGGGAGATCCCCGCGGAGCTCCTGAAATTCCTCGAGATCCCCGGACTCGGCCCCAAAAAGGCCAAACTCATTTACGACGCCCTGGGCATAAAGACCCTGGAGGACCTGGAGAAAGCCTGCCTGGAACACAAGATCGCCCGACTTCCGGGGATGGGCTACAAGACCGAGGAGAAGATTCTGAAGGGGCTCAAGCTCCTGCGGGAAAAGATCGGCCGCAGGCCTCTCGGAGAGGTGCTGCCGCTGGCGGAGGAACTCCTCGATTATCTGCGGAAAAAGGCCCCGGTGGATCGCATCGCGGTGGCGGGAAGCATTCGCCGCCGCCGGGAAACCGTGAAGGACATCGACATCCTGGTCACCTCCCGGAATCCTCTCCGCGTAATGGAGACCTTCGTGGCCTTCGGCCGGGTGGAAGAGGTCCTGGCCCACGGCGAGACCAAGACCAGCGTGCGCATAAGCCCGGGGATACAGGTGGACCTCCGGGTGGTGGACCCGGAGTGCTGGGGGGCGGCGCTGGCCTACTTCACCGGCTCCAAGGCTCACAACATTCGTATCCGGGAGATGGGGGTGGAGCGGGGGCTTAAGATCAACGAGTACGGCGTCTTCCGGGGAGACCGGAGGATCGGAGGCCGGGAGGAAGAGGAAGTCTTCGCCGCGGTGGGACTTCCCTGGATTCCGCCGGAACTGCGGGAGGATCGGGGGGAGATAGAGGCCGCCCTTGAGGGACGACTTCCGGATCTCGTTAAGTACGAAGACCTGCACGGCGACGCCCATGTGCACTCCAAGTACAGCGACGGGCACTCGAGTCTCGAGGAGATCGCGGCCTTTGCGGAATCCCTGGGGCTTTCCTGGGTGGGGATCTGCGATCATTCCCAGGGTCTCAAGGTGGCCGGAGGGGTGCCAGTGGAGGCCCTGATGGAGAAAAAACGGGCCATCGAGGAATTCAACCGGCGTTCGAAAGGGGTGAAACTGATTTTCGGAGCCGAGGTGGACATTCGGGCGGACGGAACGCTGGACTATCCCGACGAGGTGCTCGCCGAGATCGATCTCGTCATCGCCGCCATCCACACCGGGTTTCAGCAGCCGGAGGAACAGCTCACCGCCCGGGCGGTGGCGGCCCTCTCCCATCCCCTGGTGCACGCCCTGGCCCATCCCACGGGTCGGCTGCTGGGTGAACGCGAGCCCTACGCCCTGGACCTCACCAGGGTGATCGAGGCGGCGGCCGGGCACGGCAAGGCCCTGGAAATAAACGCCTTTTACAACCGCCTGGATCTGAACGACATCCACGCCCGCCAGGCCCGGGAGGCCGGGGTGAAGCTCCTCATCGGGACCGACGCCCACATCGCCGACCAGATGGCCCAGCTCGCCCTGGGGGTGGCCGTGGCCCGAAGGGCTTGGTGTGAGAAAGAGGATGTGCTAAATACATTATCGTACGAGGAATTTCTGGACTGGCTCAAAAAGGTGAGGGGGCAATTCTGA
- the rfaE2 gene encoding D-glycero-beta-D-manno-heptose 1-phosphate adenylyltransferase, with translation MKIALLQAGSEEELRRLLHTVREVDLVVAPELALTGYEDLKPERAEETLRSLKDWVGRVGIPVLLGHPVFREGRPYNGALLLFQGKEEVVAEKRVLFPGLDAECGFRPGEISRVFPLTEEFHGGVLICYELRFPELARALVARGAGVIFVLARWPASRIEHLHLLARARAVENQVFVVVVNAVGTLKGEKLGGRSMVVSPRGEILARAGAEETVLTADLVPEELHAARGLFNTSASRPVPSAAEKVKSLPELLEEVARRRKLGHRMVFTNGCFDLLHAGHVSYLEEARRLGDFLVVGLNSDASVRRLKGPERPVNPAEHRALVLAALSCVDYVVIFEEDTPERLIRALSPEVLVKGADWPEDRIVGADYVKARGGRVARIPFRFRVSTTRIIERIRRPATPDRRPEGSDRDRRA, from the coding sequence ATGAAAATCGCCCTCCTTCAGGCCGGCTCGGAGGAAGAACTCCGGAGGTTGCTTCACACGGTAAGGGAAGTCGATCTGGTGGTGGCTCCGGAGCTGGCCCTCACCGGATACGAGGACCTGAAACCGGAAAGGGCCGAAGAGACCCTGCGATCCCTGAAGGATTGGGTGGGGCGGGTCGGAATCCCTGTCCTTCTTGGACATCCCGTCTTTCGGGAAGGAAGGCCTTACAACGGCGCTCTGCTGCTTTTTCAGGGAAAAGAGGAGGTGGTGGCGGAAAAGAGGGTCCTTTTTCCGGGGCTTGATGCGGAGTGTGGCTTCCGCCCCGGGGAGATCTCGCGGGTCTTTCCGCTTACGGAGGAATTTCACGGGGGCGTGCTCATCTGTTACGAACTGCGTTTTCCCGAGCTGGCCCGGGCGCTCGTAGCCCGGGGAGCGGGGGTGATCTTCGTGCTGGCCCGGTGGCCGGCCTCGCGGATCGAACATCTCCACCTTCTGGCCCGGGCCAGGGCCGTGGAGAACCAGGTCTTCGTGGTGGTGGTAAACGCCGTGGGCACCCTTAAAGGGGAAAAGCTGGGCGGGAGGAGTATGGTGGTCTCCCCCCGGGGGGAGATCCTGGCCCGGGCCGGAGCGGAGGAGACCGTGCTCACGGCGGATCTCGTCCCGGAGGAGCTTCACGCGGCCCGGGGGCTTTTCAACACCTCGGCTTCCCGTCCGGTCCCCTCCGCCGCGGAGAAGGTAAAGAGCCTTCCGGAACTGCTGGAAGAGGTGGCCCGGCGCAGGAAACTCGGGCACCGGATGGTCTTCACCAACGGGTGTTTCGATCTGCTGCACGCCGGACATGTTAGTTATCTCGAGGAGGCTCGCCGGCTGGGGGACTTTCTGGTGGTGGGACTCAACTCCGACGCGTCGGTTAGGCGCCTCAAGGGGCCGGAGCGCCCCGTTAATCCCGCCGAACATCGGGCCCTGGTTCTCGCCGCCCTTTCCTGCGTGGACTATGTGGTGATCTTCGAGGAGGACACCCCCGAAAGGCTCATCCGGGCCCTCTCGCCGGAGGTGCTGGTGAAGGGGGCGGACTGGCCCGAGGACCGGATCGTGGGGGCGGACTATGTGAAGGCCCGCGGGGGACGGGTGGCGCGGATCCCCTTCCGGTTCCGGGTCTCCACCACCCGTATCATCGAGCGGATTCGACGGCCCGCCACCCCAGATCGAAGGCCCGAAGGTTCAGATCGAGATAGGCGGGCTTAA
- a CDS encoding ComF family protein — protein MKWWSAPGRALSSLINFFFPDRCLRCGIRPGPERFLCPNCRKDLPRLTTGCPVCAVPYPEGVPPHPCGRCLSGRSFDRVISPFRYEAPVSDWIRALKFGEDFSLARPLGRLLRQGLPEALSWDLVVPVPLSRERLLKRGFNQSALLARFAFGDFADLLVRVRETRPQNELSGSERRLNVRRAFAVRPGISLLGTRVLLVDDVLTTGATAEECAQVLKEAGAAEVIVAVLARASKS, from the coding sequence ATGAAGTGGTGGTCAGCGCCGGGGAGGGCGCTCTCCAGCCTGATTAACTTCTTCTTCCCGGACCGTTGCCTCCGATGCGGAATCCGTCCGGGCCCGGAACGGTTTCTCTGCCCGAACTGCCGGAAGGATCTTCCCCGTCTCACGACCGGGTGTCCGGTCTGCGCCGTTCCCTATCCGGAAGGGGTGCCTCCGCACCCCTGCGGAAGGTGTCTTTCGGGACGAAGTTTCGATAGGGTGATAAGCCCTTTCCGTTACGAAGCTCCGGTGAGCGACTGGATTCGGGCCCTTAAGTTCGGGGAGGATTTTTCTCTCGCCCGCCCTCTGGGAAGACTTCTACGCCAGGGCCTTCCGGAAGCCCTCTCCTGGGACCTGGTGGTCCCGGTGCCCCTTTCCCGGGAACGCCTCCTTAAGAGGGGTTTCAACCAGAGCGCCCTGCTGGCCCGCTTTGCCTTCGGGGATTTCGCGGACCTTCTGGTGCGCGTGCGCGAGACCAGACCCCAGAACGAACTTTCCGGCTCCGAACGCCGGCTAAATGTTAGGAGGGCCTTTGCGGTGAGGCCCGGAATTTCGCTTCTCGGCACACGGGTCCTCCTCGTGGACGATGTGCTCACCACCGGGGCCACGGCGGAGGAATGCGCCCAAGTGCTCAAGGAGGCCGGGGCCGCGGAGGTAATCGTGGCGGTGCTCGCCCGGGCCTCAAAAAGTTGA
- a CDS encoding indolepyruvate oxidoreductase subunit beta, giving the protein MAEGYRILAVGVGGQGILLFSRVLGEAALREGYPVAMSEVHGMAQRGGVVETNIVVGAVRSPYISPGEADVLVALEPVEALRALSRCRKEATAIVSTDPVVPQIVKDGLATYPELPPLLQRLRGVLPRVYLLSGEELAQEAGSTRALNVVLLGALAATGVLPFGREAFLAALKKAVKPAYLDLNLRAFDLGWRAVESAR; this is encoded by the coding sequence ATGGCTGAGGGTTACCGGATCCTTGCGGTGGGCGTGGGAGGTCAGGGGATACTCCTTTTTTCGCGGGTTCTGGGCGAAGCGGCCCTTCGGGAGGGATATCCCGTGGCCATGAGCGAGGTCCACGGAATGGCCCAGAGGGGAGGAGTGGTGGAGACGAACATCGTGGTCGGGGCGGTCCGGAGCCCCTATATTTCACCGGGAGAGGCCGATGTGCTCGTGGCCCTGGAGCCGGTGGAGGCCCTCCGGGCCCTTTCCCGGTGCAGGAAGGAGGCCACGGCCATAGTAAGTACCGATCCCGTGGTGCCCCAGATCGTAAAGGACGGTCTCGCCACCTATCCGGAGCTTCCGCCACTGCTTCAAAGACTCAGGGGGGTTCTTCCCCGGGTGTATCTCCTTTCCGGGGAGGAGCTGGCCCAGGAGGCCGGATCCACCCGGGCCCTGAATGTGGTTTTGCTCGGGGCTCTGGCCGCCACGGGCGTGCTTCCCTTCGGGCGCGAGGCCTTCCTTGCGGCCCTGAAGAAGGCGGTTAAGCCCGCCTATCTCGATCTGAACCTTCGGGCCTTCGATCTGGGGTGGCGGGCCGTCGAATCCGCTCGATGA
- a CDS encoding EamA family transporter — translation MNGKALALWLLTLLFWGSSPLLEKLALRAVSPLLALTIRTSVAAVALVLAALLTGEAGGIPEVSPRDLLILGASGILAGFLGMLTYFSLLKTGAASKIVPLTAAYPLVTAVLALLILREDLTLTRLLGILLTVAGLIILQRS, via the coding sequence ATGAACGGTAAGGCCCTGGCCCTGTGGCTTCTGACCCTCCTCTTCTGGGGGTCTTCGCCTTTGCTCGAAAAGCTGGCCCTGCGGGCCGTCTCGCCCCTCCTCGCGCTCACCATTCGAACCTCCGTTGCGGCGGTGGCCCTGGTGCTGGCGGCCCTTCTCACCGGCGAGGCCGGCGGGATCCCGGAGGTCAGCCCGCGGGATCTCCTGATCCTCGGGGCAAGCGGGATTCTCGCCGGGTTTCTGGGGATGCTCACCTATTTTTCCCTCCTCAAGACCGGAGCGGCCTCAAAGATCGTTCCCCTCACCGCGGCCTATCCCCTGGTAACCGCGGTGCTGGCCCTCCTGATTCTCCGGGAGGATTTGACCCTTACGCGTCTTCTGGGAATACTTTTAACCGTGGCGGGGCTGATAATCCTTCAGAGGAGCTGA
- a CDS encoding MFS transporter, which yields MAFWVELAQGLVLPLRRKHFRYFIMAQGLSLLGRWVHTTAQRWLLYELTGSSAYLGLLGALGSFPVLLLALPAGVIADHFSKRKVLIAAQSVAALSAFLLFLLVFTGLIRPWHILLLAFLLGVGVALEFPVRNAFIYDMVGREDLVSALSLHSLAFNLSRFLGPALAGWLMAFSGLAYCFLFNAASYLPVMTAVALMDLPEERKPPRTGLFLSLREGLSYAARRPAIKGVLLLVMLVSVGLFPYAVLLPPLTRELYHGGAREFSFFMAANGLGALLGAGFAGTLGRRLPQGRLIFFSALLLPPAIFFLTLGGGILKGGLLLALVGFLMVNIIMNGNARVQTLCEDEMRGRVLGLFSWCFFGLFPAGSLFWGAVAERVGAAPALRIAALVSGGLIFLLWWRFRHEA from the coding sequence ATGGCTTTCTGGGTGGAACTGGCGCAGGGACTGGTTCTGCCTCTGCGCAGGAAACACTTTCGTTACTTCATCATGGCTCAGGGCCTTTCCCTTCTCGGCCGCTGGGTGCACACCACGGCCCAGCGCTGGCTCCTTTACGAGCTGACCGGTTCCTCGGCCTACCTGGGGCTTCTCGGAGCCCTGGGTTCCTTCCCGGTGCTCCTTCTGGCCCTTCCTGCCGGGGTCATCGCCGACCACTTCTCCAAGAGGAAGGTGCTGATCGCGGCCCAGTCCGTGGCCGCCCTTTCCGCGTTTCTCCTCTTTCTCCTGGTTTTCACCGGGCTGATCCGCCCCTGGCACATCCTTCTGCTGGCCTTTCTTCTGGGCGTGGGAGTGGCCCTGGAGTTTCCGGTGCGCAACGCCTTCATCTACGACATGGTGGGCAGGGAGGACCTGGTCTCGGCCCTATCCCTTCATTCTCTCGCCTTTAACCTTTCCCGTTTCCTGGGGCCGGCGCTCGCCGGCTGGCTCATGGCCTTCTCCGGGCTGGCCTACTGCTTTCTCTTCAACGCGGCGAGTTACCTCCCGGTGATGACGGCGGTGGCGCTTATGGACCTCCCGGAGGAACGCAAACCCCCCCGAACCGGTCTTTTCCTTTCCCTGCGGGAGGGTCTTTCCTATGCCGCCCGGAGACCCGCCATAAAGGGAGTCCTCCTTCTGGTAATGCTGGTGAGCGTGGGGCTCTTTCCCTACGCGGTGCTCCTTCCCCCCCTCACCCGCGAACTCTACCACGGAGGAGCCCGGGAGTTCAGCTTCTTTATGGCGGCAAACGGGCTGGGGGCGCTTCTCGGAGCGGGCTTTGCCGGCACCCTGGGGCGTCGTCTCCCCCAGGGAAGGCTCATCTTCTTTTCGGCCCTGCTTCTTCCGCCGGCGATCTTTTTCCTTACCCTGGGAGGAGGGATCCTTAAGGGAGGACTCCTTCTGGCCCTCGTCGGGTTTCTCATGGTAAATATCATCATGAACGGAAACGCCCGGGTTCAGACCCTGTGCGAGGACGAGATGCGGGGGCGGGTGCTGGGGCTTTTCAGCTGGTGCTTCTTCGGGCTTTTCCCGGCGGGAAGCCTTTTCTGGGGGGCGGTGGCCGAAAGGGTGGGGGCGGCCCCGGCCCTTAGGATTGCGGCCCTGGTCTCCGGGGGGCTTATCTTTCTCCTGTGGTGGAGGTTTCGGCATGAGGCTTGA
- a CDS encoding lipopolysaccharide assembly protein LapB produces the protein MRSLVRGGLFLLGLLVWWGAPLKALDYEAIKKAYYESYRLEREGRYARAREALRPVYETFPRAYTVNLRLGWLYYLEGRYRNAIEHYQIAAAAAPQAVEPLLGLSLPYLARKDWRRVEELMYRVLKIDYYNYYGNLRLARALREEKKYRQAEAVCRKMLALYPTDVAFLTELALTLELSGRHREARTLFGDILILDPGNRVARRYLSGNR, from the coding sequence GTGAGGTCTCTGGTCCGGGGAGGGCTTTTTCTCCTGGGGCTTCTGGTGTGGTGGGGCGCCCCGCTCAAGGCCCTGGACTACGAGGCCATAAAGAAGGCCTATTACGAGTCCTATCGTCTGGAGCGGGAGGGGCGCTATGCCCGGGCCCGGGAGGCCCTGCGTCCGGTCTACGAGACCTTTCCCCGGGCCTACACGGTTAACCTCCGTCTGGGCTGGCTTTACTACCTGGAGGGACGCTATCGAAACGCCATAGAGCATTACCAGATCGCCGCGGCCGCGGCGCCGCAGGCGGTGGAACCCCTCCTGGGGCTGAGTCTTCCCTATCTGGCCCGTAAGGACTGGCGAAGGGTGGAGGAACTGATGTACCGCGTTCTCAAGATCGACTACTACAATTATTACGGCAACCTGCGCCTGGCCCGTGCCCTCAGGGAGGAGAAAAAGTACCGCCAGGCCGAGGCGGTGTGCCGGAAGATGCTGGCCCTTTATCCCACCGATGTGGCCTTCCTCACCGAGCTGGCCCTGACCCTGGAACTTTCCGGTCGCCACAGGGAGGCCCGCACCCTTTTCGGAGACATCCTCATCCTGGATCCCGGCAACCGGGTGGCCCGCCGATACCTCTCCGGGAATCGCTAG